One Desulfovibrio desulfuricans DNA window includes the following coding sequences:
- a CDS encoding phosphopantetheine-binding protein translates to MLEQKKFFATLQDILQTDTPITPDTKLTGMEEWDSLSIMSCIALFDKELGVKTRFSQYKDVNTVADLMSLGEGKIA, encoded by the coding sequence ATGCTCGAGCAAAAAAAATTCTTTGCAACTCTGCAAGATATTTTGCAGACGGACACCCCGATTACTCCCGACACAAAGCTCACAGGAATGGAGGAATGGGATTCTTTGTCAATCATGTCGTGCATTGCCCTGTTTGACAAAGAACTTGGGGTAAAGACCCGGTTTTCGCAATACAAAGACGTGAACACCGTTGCAGACCTCATGAGCCTTGGGGAAGGCAAAATCGCATGA
- a CDS encoding DegT/DnrJ/EryC1/StrS family aminotransferase has translation MNTPCYVTRPLMPTEQEYAAYVSRIFASQHLTNHGPFSQELEIRLAQFLETPRVNVCANGTIALQLGLHVLGMAGKTVITTPFTYVATLSALLWEGCNVVFADIDEETCCLDPQSVAERLTPETAGILPVHIYGNICDVDSLDALAKNHDLRVLYDAAHSFGASYNNRSLLSYGDAAACSFHATKVFNTVEGGCLVTQTDEAREAFLLMRAYGHQGNQHFRLGINAKLSELHAAMGLCILDKVRENIAERSIVSAMYDTLLPDKGLRRPALRQGLIWNHAYYPVILDDEKILERIVHTLAKDNIFPRRYFYPSLNTLPYIKNALPCPVAESVARRVLCLPLYAGLEEEIVERIAHCINHCLEG, from the coding sequence ATGAACACTCCTTGTTACGTCACGCGTCCACTGATGCCAACAGAGCAAGAATATGCTGCCTATGTTTCGCGAATTTTTGCTTCCCAGCATTTGACAAATCATGGCCCCTTTTCACAAGAATTGGAGATTCGGCTCGCCCAGTTTCTGGAAACGCCACGAGTCAATGTATGCGCCAACGGCACCATAGCCTTGCAGCTGGGCCTGCATGTACTTGGCATGGCGGGCAAAACAGTCATCACGACACCCTTTACCTATGTTGCAACCCTTTCAGCATTGCTCTGGGAAGGTTGCAACGTTGTATTTGCCGATATCGACGAGGAAACCTGTTGCCTTGATCCCCAAAGTGTTGCCGAAAGACTCACCCCAGAGACTGCTGGTATTCTTCCAGTGCACATTTACGGCAATATTTGCGATGTAGATTCACTTGATGCACTGGCTAAAAATCATGACCTGCGCGTCCTGTATGATGCAGCGCATTCTTTTGGCGCTTCGTACAACAACCGTAGCCTATTAAGCTATGGAGACGCCGCTGCATGCAGCTTTCACGCAACCAAGGTGTTCAATACTGTAGAAGGCGGTTGCCTTGTCACCCAAACAGACGAAGCGCGAGAGGCCTTTCTGCTGATGCGCGCCTATGGGCATCAGGGGAATCAGCACTTCCGGCTTGGTATAAACGCCAAACTTTCCGAGCTGCATGCCGCAATGGGCTTGTGCATTCTTGATAAAGTGCGTGAAAATATTGCAGAACGCAGCATTGTTAGTGCAATGTATGATACCCTTCTGCCAGACAAGGGGTTGCGACGACCGGCCCTGCGCCAGGGCCTGATTTGGAATCATGCATATTACCCCGTAATTCTTGATGATGAAAAAATTTTGGAACGAATTGTGCATACCCTTGCCAAGGATAATATTTTCCCCAGGCGGTACTTTTATCCGTCATTGAACACGCTGCCCTACATCAAAAATGCATTGCCGTGTCCTGTGGCAGAAAGCGTAGCGCGCAGGGTTCTTTGCCTCCCTCTCTATGCGGGGCTGGAGGAAGAAATTGTAGAGCGCATAGCGCACTGCATCAACCATTGCCTGGAAGGTTAG
- a CDS encoding 3-oxoacyl-ACP synthase III family protein has translation MAQSQFFHAKISGIHTVVPKDEIRLEDELQYFNGDIKKANRMTKIVGMDCRRVSQPGITPSDLSRQAAEILFSNMKIERTSIDAIIFLTQRPDHILPATACILQKKLGLSQHCAAFDVNQGCSGYVYGLWLAFSLVESRAASRVLLLVGDGMCQTLDRDNRVVTPVFGDAGSATIVEYSEIERRSWFSLGSDGGGAESLMIPAGGYRLPLPKNVEDYAAYCEYLHDPNGTPWRLTNIFMDGGAIFDFTVNTVPPHIIETLAWAGMNAEDIDWFVPHQANKQIMSMIAEAAGFSQQKTIMGAFSKFGNTAAASIPTALCDAWQEIEFSKKQRLMLCGFGVGLAWASAIMDTDTIVCTGVSDFDPPADTMTQQEYLAYWQNKITGKKTPPPPKEEL, from the coding sequence ATGGCGCAATCACAATTTTTTCATGCAAAAATTTCCGGCATACACACCGTAGTTCCCAAAGACGAAATCCGCCTTGAAGATGAACTGCAATATTTTAATGGCGATATTAAAAAAGCCAACCGGATGACCAAAATAGTGGGCATGGATTGCCGTCGAGTGTCTCAACCTGGTATTACGCCTTCCGATTTGAGCCGTCAGGCGGCTGAAATCCTTTTCAGCAATATGAAAATCGAGCGTACTTCAATTGATGCCATCATATTTTTGACTCAGCGGCCAGACCACATACTGCCCGCGACGGCCTGCATTCTTCAAAAAAAGCTGGGTCTTTCGCAACACTGTGCAGCTTTTGACGTAAATCAGGGCTGTTCCGGCTACGTTTACGGTCTCTGGCTTGCTTTTTCTCTGGTGGAAAGCCGGGCAGCCTCACGGGTACTCTTGCTGGTGGGGGACGGCATGTGCCAGACGCTTGACAGAGATAACCGGGTAGTCACACCGGTTTTCGGCGATGCAGGCAGTGCCACCATTGTGGAGTATTCAGAGATCGAGAGGCGGTCGTGGTTCTCTCTGGGTTCTGATGGCGGCGGCGCAGAATCCCTGATGATTCCCGCTGGCGGCTACAGGTTGCCCCTGCCCAAAAATGTTGAAGACTATGCCGCATACTGCGAGTATCTGCACGACCCCAACGGCACGCCCTGGCGACTGACAAACATTTTTATGGATGGCGGCGCCATCTTTGACTTTACGGTCAACACGGTTCCGCCGCATATCATTGAAACACTCGCCTGGGCAGGCATGAACGCGGAAGACATCGACTGGTTTGTACCCCATCAGGCTAACAAGCAGATCATGTCCATGATTGCGGAAGCTGCTGGTTTTTCACAGCAAAAGACAATAATGGGGGCTTTCAGCAAATTCGGCAACACTGCCGCAGCCTCCATACCAACAGCGTTGTGCGATGCGTGGCAGGAGATTGAGTTCAGTAAAAAACAGCGCCTGATGTTGTGCGGATTCGGCGTAGGGCTTGCCTGGGCATCAGCCATTATGGATACAGACACCATTGTCTGTACGGGTGTTTCTGATTTTGATCCCCCAGCAGATACCATGACGCAGCAAGAATACCTGGCCTACTGGCAAAACAAAATTACAGGAAAAAAAACGCCCCCCCCTCCCAAGGAGGAATTATAA